The Lutra lutra chromosome 7, mLutLut1.2, whole genome shotgun sequence genome segment TCCTTTCGCCACTGCAAAGATAAGCTAAGAGATTTTTATTGCATTAATAATTAAGGGTATACTAATATCTCAAAATACTGATTTCAGACATACGATTACAATAGTCATACAGCGAACAGAGTGGGGACAGGAACCAGCACGCTGGGGGGCACATCCGTATTGTACATCAAAATCAATGGCAAATATTTCTCCaattattcttagaaaaatactAGACACATTAGAAGCTGAAAAGCTTTGCTTAAAGACATCCTGTAAATACAGGATGAAGCTTAGACCTTCAAAAACCAGGTAAAAATTGGCAAAGTAAAACACATGAGAAACACTGGTTAAAGGTCTCACACATACTAACCAGCAGCAGATACTGTACCAAGGCATCGTAGCAAAATAAAGCCTCCCACCGCCCGTAGGAGACTGGTTCGTTCCGTCTGTCTTCATCACTACTTCGTTACAGGTAGACTGACTTTAGTCTAACTTGGGTCAGGACTGACCTGAGAGCAAAGCTGTCTCACGTGAGGTAAAGAAAGCAAACATTCCCAGCCAGTTTTTGCGTGAACATGGATTGTACTGTTTAATGCAGACCCAAGGCCAAACATTTTTGGGGGTAGGTTTTACTTCTATTACAGGTTCTCTTCATGTAAGATCATAAAAATACAATACAGTGTCACGAGCCCGATTTCAAGTTCCATGCGGCAGCCCCCTAGGAACACGGACAGCTCCCAGCTGCGGACAGGGAAAGCTCAGTCCGGTGTCGCCAGCGTTCCTTACGGGAGAGTCATCAGGTGCAAGAACTAGAACAGGTCGGACAGGAGACGTCATGCCTGAAGTCACGCAAGGATGACGTGATCCCCTCCACGACCGAAAGAACCCACACGAGAGCGCGCACTGGCTCCCGAGACTCCCCTCACTCACAGGCGCAATCAGAGCTCACGTCTCTGGAAAAGCTAGGGATCACCTTGTTTGAAAGGAAACAATGGATACTTTAAAAGGAAATGCTGACACTTAACTTTCaaatctgattttgaaaatgaagtcaAGCCTGGGGCAGCACAGGCCTCAGGCACTTGAGTTTAGAAACTCCACGATTTTAGGAGCACCCAAGAGCGAGGTTACAGAAGGGCAGTCCTAAAAAGGACTTCGGCCAAAGTGAGCTCCCAGTGGTCTGCACCGGGACCTGCAGGCGCTAGGGGTGGGATGGGCAAATGGGAAGGGCTCGAAGTCCAAAGACACAAAAATGCCCTTTGATTCCACGATCCGCTGAGTCCTACTGCAACAGTTCTGGCAGGAGAGACACATCGAGGGCTTTTAGTTATCGGGCAACGCTGAGACAAAGCGGAAATCTCGAGGGCCACATTTTATCCTCCTTTCAGTAGTCAGGGCTATTCCCTTATCTCTTATTTTTAGCTGCCTACAGTTACCAAATCAGTATCtctgaaagaaaatgacagaaaatgactGCCGGAGTCCAAGAGCCGTCTGTCCTCTAGTAGGGTTATTGGGTGAGAGGTGACAACAGCAAGTCTGTTCGCCACCATGCGGGGACCGACACGTTATCAAGGCACTTGAGAACACTGGGAAATTCTTTTCTTCCCATCAACTGGCAGCCACAGAACCGGGTCCCCAGAAAGCAAGTATAGACACCTGCATGCCCTTTAGCGAAAGGGAACCCACCACGCGCGGACAGACCTTACTGGCTCTTTCCGGCCCTTGAGACACCTCCACGTGCCACTGACGTGAGCTCCTAAGCCCAGCGGGTGCTCAGAGCTGCTGTCACTGCTCACCCGGGCGGGAGATGTTCTGATGCCGGGGCCGCGCCCCTCCTCGGGCAAGCTGGCGAGGTCTGGTCCCGCAGAGCTACTCGCCGCCACTATGGAAGAGCACGGGGTGTGCACAGGGAGTCCGTTGGCGACGGAGCCTCGAACAGCAGCAGCCTGGGACGCACCACACTCAGGCACTTCCGGGAGGCTTAGCGCCACCGGACAGCGGCAACTAATCTCCAGCTTTCGGGATCTTGCCACAGGGATGGGTGTTTCCTTTTAAGGTCTCCTAACGTCACTTAAATGTTCCCAGCCTTACTGATGACCACTGAAAACTGTGAATTCAGAGTTTACAACAAAAACTTGAAGGTAATAACTTGGTGTTTTTTATCCCTTCTTCAGGGCAGTCTCAAAGGTTTTTTTTGCtactaattttcataattttcttatgttGCACAGGAAATAAAAGAGTTTCCCCTCTAAAGGCAGAGTATGGGGGAAAATACAGACACCATTTTCCAAACAAAAAAcgcttatgaaaaaaaaaaaacaaacagaaaatctgaaaacaaacaaaaaacccctcacCCTATTAACTTGGGTTGAACCAATCAGGCCTCGGAAACAAAGGAGAAAGCCCCCAAGCTCTGTGCTGTAGGTAGCACAACAGAACATACCATGTCCGCTTTACGTTTGGACCTTACTTCTAACCAAACATCTCCCCGTCTCCTAATCGTTCCAGCGTCCTGTCAGCCTACGTCTGTATCTAGATCCTGAAAGGCCTGCACCCCAGTGCTTGCACAGCCCccttaaaaatgacaaaagctGCCCGTCACTTTCTGATTtaaacccccccccaaaaccacACAACATACGGATAACGATCCAAATAGAAAAGTTAATGTGCTGTAATGACATTTGTTTCGCAACATCAAAAGCAGCAGATACTGAATATAATTTGCTTAAACCATAAAAACGGAGACTGAAATCTGCATGTATAAATCACATCTAGGCTCCGCGAACTGACAGTTCTCCACAAACACGTAGAAGTATACATAAAGTGCAAAACAGGAAGTACCACCTGCGAGACGGCAGCGTCTAGTACTCCCACTCGTCGGACTTCAGGTCCAGATAGCTGAGGATGTTCTGGGCGAGCTTCACCGCCTGCTTCCTGGCGGCCTTACACCTTTCTTCTCCTTGTGGGTCCACGGCGTCCAGGGCCAGCAGCTGCTTCGTGAGTAGCTCTTCTAGCCGGATGTAGTTCTTATCGGTTCGGTTCCCATCAAACGAGAGAACTTCGCCCTGGATCTCGGACAAGTTGCCCAGGATGTCCCAGACCGCTTTATGGGCTGGGTGCTCCTCGCAAGCCAGCGTCTTCCTCTTCTCCAGGGCCTCCTTCAGGTCAATGTAGGTTATCAGGGTTTGCACCTCAATGACCGCCCTCCTCCGAGCCTCCCGGATGCAAGGGTTTTTCTCGAGACTGACCTCATCCAACTGCCCGATCAGAGCCTGCAACTCCATCTTGGAGCTCAGGTACAACTCGGGAGGATTCTGTGCTTGaagaagttcattttttatttctctcattctcttgaggaccttttctatttttaaaatggaatgattCTGTCCCAGGTCGAACGCGTAAGTAGTATCTGCTTCCTCTTCCAAATCCAAATACTTCAGTAATTTGTTGATATCTTCCACCACCTCGCGCCGGTAGTTCCTGATTTCCGTCCGCCCGCACACGTCCAGCGCGTCCAGGTCCGCGATCAGGCCCGAGAGCACACAGGATAGGTGCCTGCAGGTCTCGTTACTGTTCACTCCCATGAGCAGTGCGATCAGGGTGCCCCTGGCCTTGTTCACCTCACACATCACCGAGTTGATTTTGGCGACGGAAGGATGGGCGTCCTCGGAGAGCGGCAGAGAAGGCTGCTTCTTCACGCAGTCTTCAATGATCTCCTGCACCGCACATATTTTGGTTAAAGTGTGATACCTCGCTTTCCGCAAGGAGATCTTCCCTCCCGTTTTGACGTGTGTCAGCCTCAGGATGATATCCTGGATGCCTTCTTCAAATTCGTCAGTCACACAGTTGCCCCCACTGTAAAAGGGCACAATCTTCTCCTTCACCAGGGACTGGGCTTCTTTAAAGATGTTCTCTATTTCGATCCGGTGGGGGTGGTTTGCGTTctgctccagctctttgagaaGACGCTCTGTCTCTTGGGCCGCCCTCTTCCTCGCTTGCTGAATATCTCCTTTTCCTTCAGTATCTACAGAATCTATTTCAAAAAGTTGTTTCGTTAGAAACCTCTCCAGTTTCTTGTAATTCTTGTCATCTGACAGACCACTGAAGCCAATTACTTGCTGTTCTATGCTTTTTACTTCCTTTTGGATTTCCTGAAGCCTACTGATAGCAGGATGTTGGTTTCCCATATCCATACTTTTGTTGTGTTCGGTTTTACAagcactataaaaaaaaaaattgacgaGAATGCCAAATTACACAACATTGCTACAGAAAGATAACCGTATACTCATTTATtctgaaattctctttaaaaagatatattcaagAAAAAGGGCCCATCATTACTGCGATCTAAGCAGCCATACTTAAGTAGAGACAGTGACTAATCCACTTTGCTGAAAAGCACCTTCACACAGCCGTGATTAAGAGCAgacaggaggggtgcctgggtggctcagtcgttaagcctttgccttcggctcgggtcatggtcccagggtcccgggatcaagctccacattgtgctccctgctcagcgggaagcctgcttccccctctcccactccccctgcttgtgttccctctctcgctgtgtctctatcaaataaataaataaaatcttaaaaaaataaaaaagcggATAGGATACTGCAGTGGGGAATGAGCTGGAGCTCTGAGCCTGTGAATGTCCTGTGTCCTCAGCCAGAGCAGAGTAGTGTCTGTGCGCACGAGGTCAACCCCTAGTTTGGAAACAGTATAGGAATCTCAGGTAACGTTAACCTCGGCCCTGGTTGTTGGCAGGAGCTGGGCACCTTTGTCGATGTACAACAGCAGCTCGTTTCACCTTCAAAGCTAACCGTGCCATCCCAGCACCTCCCTGGCCCAAGAGCTATTCCTAGTTTCCAGGAAAAGGAGCTCTAGGTCGAACAATTAGCAGCAGTCACCCCCCAAGAAGTCCCGCTTCTGCGTTCCTCCTCACCCTTCACATGCTTCTGCAAAGCCACCGTTTCTCCCCGCCTGCTGAGTCGCTCACAGATTGTCCCTCCAATGGAAAGGAAAGGCGACTGGCACCGTGTTCAAAGTACCACCTTGGCCTCTGGAGGGATAGGACCTCCCCAGGCGCCACCatgctcccttccccaccccccacctgtcAGATGCGACAATCCATTCATTAGCCTCCCACTGAGAGGCCGGAGTGGCTCAACGCATCCCCCCAAGCTCTGAGTTTCTCCCGCCGGCTCACGGAGGAGGACGGACGATCAGCGGACACCAATCCCTTGTGGGTGTCCCGGCCAGGAACAGGCCTCCGGAGGCCCCCAAAGGGCGGGCTGCCCGGCTTCCTTGCCCCCTTCTCGCCCTCCCCTGCCAGCACTTTACCCAGAAGAAATCTAAGCTGGTTTGGTCTTGGTTTCCCGTGGGTGAGGTGGCGAGGTGGAAGGTCAGCCCTTTACGGGGTGCGGCACCGGAGCTGGGCCCCTAGCTGCATCCCTCTCACCCCTGCCGGCTAGGTCTGAACCCGGCGGCCGGTGAAGGGGCCGGCGGTGGCGCGGCAGC includes the following:
- the BAG5 gene encoding BAG family molecular chaperone regulator 5; translation: MDMGNQHPAISRLQEIQKEVKSIEQQVIGFSGLSDDKNYKKLERFLTKQLFEIDSVDTEGKGDIQQARKRAAQETERLLKELEQNANHPHRIEIENIFKEAQSLVKEKIVPFYSGGNCVTDEFEEGIQDIILRLTHVKTGGKISLRKARYHTLTKICAVQEIIEDCVKKQPSLPLSEDAHPSVAKINSVMCEVNKARGTLIALLMGVNSNETCRHLSCVLSGLIADLDALDVCGRTEIRNYRREVVEDINKLLKYLDLEEEADTTYAFDLGQNHSILKIEKVLKRMREIKNELLQAQNPPELYLSSKMELQALIGQLDEVSLEKNPCIREARRRAVIEVQTLITYIDLKEALEKRKTLACEEHPAHKAVWDILGNLSEIQGEVLSFDGNRTDKNYIRLEELLTKQLLALDAVDPQGEERCKAARKQAVKLAQNILSYLDLKSDEWEY